The stretch of DNA CGCTTTTGGCGGTCGCTATGTGGCGGAAACGCTTATGCCGCCCATCTTGGAGCTTGAAGCGGCCTATGAAGATGCCAAAGCCGACCCTGCTTTCCTGTCAGAGCTAGATGATTTTTTTGCCCATTACGTCGGTCGCCCTAGCCCGCTTTATTATGCGCAGCGCCTGACGGATTATGCGCGTGATAATAACGGCGGCAAGGCGGCCAAGATTTACTTCAAGCGCGACGAGCTGAACCACACTGGCGCGCATAAGATTAACAATTGCATGGGCCAAATCCTACTGGCCAGACGGATGGGTAAGACGCGCATCATTGCCGAGACAGGCGCAGGCCAGCACGGCGTGGCCACCGCCACAGTCGCGGCGCGCTTTGGCCTAAAATGTATCGTCTATATGGGCGCGACCGATATTGTGCGGCAAAAACCTAATGTCTTTCGTATGCGGTTGCTTGGAGCTGAAGTGCGCTCAGTGAGCAGCGGTACAGCGACCTTGAAAGACGCCATGAACGAAGCGCTACGCGATTGGGTGACAAATGTGGGCGACACATTTTATTGTATCGGCACAGTCGCAGGCCCGCATCCCTATCCCGCTATGGTGCGCGATTTCCAAGCCATTATTGGCCGCGAAGCCAAGACGCAAATTTTGGACCGCGAAGGCCGCCTGCCCGACGCGGTAGTCGCCTGTATTGGCGGCGGCTCAAATGCCATGGGATTGTTTCATGATTTTGTCGGCGATACATCTGTGCGCCTGATTGGGGTCGAGGCTGCAGGACGCGGGGTCGATACAGGCCTTCATGCCGCGAGCCTAACGGGCGGCACACCGGGCGTGTTGCATGGTAA from Fretibacter rubidus encodes:
- the trpB gene encoding tryptophan synthase subunit beta encodes the protein MSKVDNITTPDENGRFGAFGGRYVAETLMPPILELEAAYEDAKADPAFLSELDDFFAHYVGRPSPLYYAQRLTDYARDNNGGKAAKIYFKRDELNHTGAHKINNCMGQILLARRMGKTRIIAETGAGQHGVATATVAARFGLKCIVYMGATDIVRQKPNVFRMRLLGAEVRSVSSGTATLKDAMNEALRDWVTNVGDTFYCIGTVAGPHPYPAMVRDFQAIIGREAKTQILDREGRLPDAVVACIGGGSNAMGLFHDFVGDTSVRLIGVEAAGRGVDTGLHAASLTGGTPGVLHGNRTYLLQDSDGQIKDAHSISAGLDYPGIGPEHAYLHDIGRAEYVSATDDEALEAFQLCSRLEGILPALEPSHAIHRTIEVAQGYGNDGLVIMNMCGRGDKDVFTIAEALGEEISAGTDGVNTKAY